A genomic stretch from Setaria italica strain Yugu1 chromosome VII, Setaria_italica_v2.0, whole genome shotgun sequence includes:
- the LOC101758323 gene encoding uncharacterized protein LOC101758323 gives MAFSDDETPAFTNTGSSKGLVTIKPVKYFKDDAALTADTVTAEVEINATSSTTVREGLDLVAVLDVSGTMDGEKMNSMKKGMLFVIMKLTPVDRLSIVTFSDVATRLSPLRSMTLAAQQDLNALVDGLQANGGTNIQAGLETGLAVIAERVHTKARTANIFLVSGGHQTSGNARQVEHGQVAMYTFGFGRDMDHQLMSDIARKSPGGTFSSVPDGSQVSLPFSQLLSGLLTVVAQDVELTITPNPYTDQADVDTIVVAPGTDYTQDTDTATGVITVKFGTLFAGEGRRVLVTLTLKDVSATVSEEYEVTLAEVQHSFTAQGRPRDPQIPHDILIRRTPSPSQAPDASSRVRQVQAEIARRNHAEVIKQARLLADDGQLDDARGKLVDAHKALDDIVLDRLDDGPKLVNALRAELVQLIKLMETEDLYEAKGRAYALASETYHGRLYAHHPRQRFAARCGDDEDVRLFATPRTPTPSRADGKDLNEAPEGIVKSEDDSKKLVETLRAELLQLIRLMDTQQLYEAKARLYALTSHGRQRYAARGGDDVDVRLFATPRMDTYREQAKNFEKDPTAPVPTADEDVN, from the exons ATGGCATTCAGCGACGATGAGACGCCTGCTTTTACCAATACAG GAAGTAGCAAGGGTCTGGTGACGATCAAGCCGGTGAAGTACTTCAAGGATGACGCGGCGCTGACCGCGGACACGGTGACGGCGGAGGTGGAGATCAACGCCACATCCTCCACCACCGTGAGGGAGGGGCTGGACCTGGTGGCGGTGCTCGACGTGAGCGGCACTATGGACGGGGAGAAAATGAACAGCATGAAGAAGGGCATGCTGTTCGTAATCATGAAGCTCACCCCCGTGGACCGCCTCTCCATCGTCACCTTCTCCGACGTCGCCACGAGGCTCAGCCCGCTGCGGTCCATGACCCTAGCGGCCCAGCAAGACCTCAACGCCCTCGTCGACGGCCTGCAGGCCAACGGTGGGACCAACATCCAGGCCGGTCTCGAGACCGGGCTGGCCGTGATCGCCGAGCGCGTCCACACCAAGGCCCGCACGGCGAACATCTTTCTCGTCTCCGGCGGGCACCAGACCTCCGGCAACGCCAGGCAGGTCGAGCATGGCCAGGTGGCCATGTACACGTTTGGTTTTGGCAGGGATATGGACCACCAGCTAATGAGCGACATCGCCAGGAAATCACCGGGCGGGACCTTCAGCTCGGTGCCAGACGGGTCCCAGGTGAGCCTGCCCTTCTCGCAGCTGCTCAGTGGCCTCCTCACCGTGGTGGCGCAGGACGTGGAGCTCACCATCACGCCCAATCCCTACACGGACCAGGCGGACGTGGACACCATAGTGGTGGCTCCCGGCACCGACTACACGCAGGACACCGATACGGCCACCGGCGTGATCACCGTCAAGTTCGGCACCCTCTTCGCCGGAGAAGGGCGCAGAGTCCTCGTCACCCTCACGCTCAAGGACGTGAGCGCCACCGTCAGCGAGGAGTACGAGGTGACCTTGGCCGAGGTCCAACACAGCTTCACCGCCCAGGGGAGGCCGCGAGACCCCCAAATCCCGCATGACATCCTGATAAGGCGCACCCCGAGCCCATCTCAGGCCCCTGATGCAAGCAGTAGGGTGCGGCAGGTGCAGGCCGAGATCGCCAGGCGTAACCACGCCGAGGTCATCAAACAGGCGAGGTTGCTGGCGGACGACGGCCAGTTGGACGACGCGCGGGGCAAGCTGGTGGACGCGCACAAGGCGCTGGACGACATCGTGCTGGACCGCCTGGACGACGGACCCAAGCTGGTGAACGCGCTCCGCGCCGAGCTGGTGCAGCTGATCAAGCTCATGGAGACGGAGGACCTCTACGAGGCGAAGGGCCGCGCATACGCCCTCGCCTCCGAGACGTACCACGGCCGCCTGTACGCCCACCACCCCCGCCAGCGCTTCGCCGCCAGGTGCGGCGATGATGAAGACGTCCGCCTCTTCGCCACGCCGCGCACCCCGACCCCATCTCGGGCCGATGGCAAGGACCTCAACGAGGCGCCGGAGGGCATCGTGAAGTCGGAGGACGACAGCAAGAAGCTGGTGGAGACGCTGCGCGCAGAGCTGCTGCAGCTGATCAGGCTCATGGACACACAGCAGCTCTACGAGGCGAAGGCTCGCCTGTACGCCCTGACATCCCACGGCCGCCAGCGCTACGCCGCCAGGGGTGGCGACGATGTAGACGTCCGCCTCTTCGCCACGCCGCGCATGGACACCTACCGCGAACAAGCCAAGAATTTCGAGAAGGACCCCACCGCGCCGGTGCCCACCGCCGACGAGGACGTCAATTGA
- the LOC101758730 gene encoding ent-cassadiene C2-hydroxylase has protein sequence MEDKQLLAVAVAVAVAVLLVVVLCKRRKPRPNLPPGPWTLPVIGSLHHLMRSPLLFRVLRGLAHKHGPLMAIRLGEVPAVVASSVEAAQAILKTHDAAFADRFAPATFATAAYDATDLILSPYGERWRQLRKVVVQEMLTAARVQSFRHIREEEVARFLHDVAASAAAGAAVDFSNGVLKLVNDTFVRECVGSRCKYQDEYLDAIHGAIRLSSGITVADLYPSSKMMQMLGTAPRKALACRRRIDRILKQIIQENKEAITDHESFVSVLLRLQNEGGMPIELTDETITALMFDMLGAGSDTSSTTLNWAMTELIRSPAAMAKAQAEVREAFKGKSNVTEDDVAGLSYLKLVFKETLRLHPTSPLLIPRKCRETTRVMGYDIPKGTTVFVNVWAIGRDPMYWDDAEEFKPERFETNNLDFRGTNYEFLPFGAGRRMCPGINLGLANIELALASLLYHFDWKLPQGMEPKDVDVWETVGVVASKKTSLMLHPVTFIPPPVA, from the exons ATGGAAGACAAGCAGCTtctcgccgtggccgtggccgtggccgtggccgtgctgctcgtcgtcgtcctctgcAAGCGGCGGAAGCCCAGGCCCAACCTGCCTCCCGGCCCGTGGACGCTGCCGGTGATCGGCAGCCTCCACCACCTGATGCGCAGCCCGCTGCTATTCCGTGTCCTGCGCGGCCTGGCGCACAAGCACGGGCCGCTCATGGCGATCCGCCTCGGCGAGGTGCCTGCGGTGGTGGCGTcgtcggtggaggcggcgcaggcgatCCTCAAGACGCACGACGCCGCGTTCGCTGACCGGTTCGCCCCTGCCACCTTCGCCACGGCCGCCTACGACGCCACCGACCTGATACTCTCGCCCtacggcgagcggtggcgccaGCTCCGCAAGGTCGTCGTGCAGGAGATGCTCACCGCCGCCCGGGTGCAGTCGTTCAGGCACATccgcgaggaggaggtggcgcggtTCCTGCACgacgtcgccgcctccgccgccgccggcgccgccgtggactTCTCCAACGGGGTCTTGAAGCTCGTCAACGACACCTTCGTGAGGGAGTGCGTCGGCAGCCGGTGCAAGTACCAGGACGAGTACCTCGACGCCATCCACGGGGCGATTCGCCTGTCGTCGGGGATCACCGTCGCCGACCTCTACCCGTCTTCCAAGATGATGCAGATGCTCGGCACGGCGCCGCGCAAGGCTCTCGCGTGCCGGCGGAGGATTGACCGCATCCTCAAGCAGATCATCCAGGAGAACAAGGAAGCCATCACGGACCACGAGAGCTTCGTTTCCGTCCTGCTCAGGCTCCAGAACGAGGGCGGCATGCCCATCGAGCTCACCGACGAGACCATCACGGCTCTCATGTTT GACATGTTGGGTGCGGGCAGCGACACCTCGTCGACCACGCTGAACTGGGCCATGACGGAACTGATCCGCTccccggcggccatggccaagGCGCAGGCCGAGGTGCGAGAGGCCTTCAAAGGGAAGAGCAACGTCACCGAGGATGACGTCGCCGGGCTTAGCTACCTCAAGCTAGTGTTCAAAGAAACCCTAAGGCTGCATCCCACTTCACCTCTCCTGATCCCACGTAAATGCCGGGAGACGACTCGAGTCATGGGCTACGACATCCCCAAGGGCACAACCGTGTTCGTCAATGTGTGGGCAATTGGTAGGGACCCTATGTACTGGGACGATGCTGAGGAGTTCAAGCCAGAACGGTTCGAGACCAATAACCTAGATTTCCGAGGGACAAACTATGAGTTCCTCCCGTTCGGTGCCGGCCGTCGTATGTGCCCGGGCATCAACCTTGGGCTGGCCAACATAGAGCTTGCACTGGCAAGCCTTCTCTACCACTTCGATTGGAAGCTTCCTCAGGGAATGGAGCCTAAAGATGTCGACGTATGGGAGACTGTAGGAGTGGTTGCAAGTAAGAAAACAAGCCTTATGTTGCATCCCGTTACTTTCATTCCTCCACCTGTTGCTTAA
- the LOC101759133 gene encoding uncharacterized protein LOC101759133, giving the protein MQPPTPPLATGAAALSAPPPPTTTQSPSSASTRTAAGRRQLLVSGLLLAATGGARAAAAAGGRGEGALVGYDGPVVTEAERAASAAVSQRVGEAVGLLELGRELQARGEFPEALASFTRVVREYADLALSEYARVGRALVLYEIGDRDESIAEMEDVSIALKGYPEIHAALAAALYADKHAALLAENQFAIATLLDPHYTDLTYVRDTKHWPPSLVASLHDFITLS; this is encoded by the exons ATGCAgcctcccacgccgccgctcgccaccggaGCAGCCGCGCTTtcggcaccgccgccaccaaccACCACCCAATCACCGTCGTCGGCGTCGACAAGGACAGCAGCAGGGAGGCGGCAGCTGCTCGTGTCCGGCCTTCTCCtcgcggcgaccggcggcgcgcgagctgccgcggcggccggaggaCGAGGAGAAGGAGCTCTGGTGGGGTACGACGGGCCGGTGGTGACGGAGGCGgagcgggcggcgagcgcggcggtgTCGCAGCGCGTCGGGGAGGCCGTGGGGCTCCTGGAGCTGGGGCGGGAGCTGCAGGCGCGCGGGGAGTTCCCGGAGGCGCTGGCGTCGTTCACGCGCGTGGTGCGGGAGTACGCGGACCTGGCGCTGTCGGAGTACGCGCGGGTGGGGCGGGCGCTGGTGCTCTACGAGATCGGCGACCGCGACGAGTCCATCGCCGAGATGGAGGACGTCTCCATCGCGCTCAAGGGATACCCAG AGATCcacgcggcgctggcggcggcgctgtacGCCGACAAGCACGCGGCGCTGCTGGCGGAGAACCAGTTCGCCATCGCCACGCTGCTGGACCCGCACTACACCGACCTCACCTACGTCAGGGACACCAAGCACTGGCCGCCCAGCCTCGTCGCCTCGCTCCACGACTTCATCACGCTCTCCTAG